A region from the Halobacillus mangrovi genome encodes:
- a CDS encoding MurR/RpiR family transcriptional regulator, with the protein MNLKDRAHKYEYKLNDTDDQIIDYIMDHKNEVIQMSIQMLAETLYTVPNTIIRLSKKLGYDGFSQLKNHLKEEVKEEGSSEGSTVESNIKRTMELVDYDRLNKVADHLHKARRIYIFGVGDTLPFCEILSTHLKIGGKTAEHFLHRHDAVYAVNHAKNQDVLVVLSMSGETKQILEIAELAKEKEVLVISLTHFDRNSLQKIADLNLFFHSPKKKLENYNVSDKTPMMFMLQILSNIFWEAK; encoded by the coding sequence TTGAACTTAAAAGATCGTGCTCATAAATATGAATACAAGCTAAACGACACGGATGACCAAATTATTGATTACATTATGGATCATAAGAATGAAGTGATTCAGATGTCGATACAAATGCTGGCGGAAACATTGTACACTGTTCCGAATACGATCATTCGGCTGTCAAAGAAGCTTGGATACGATGGGTTTTCTCAGCTTAAAAACCATTTAAAAGAAGAAGTGAAGGAAGAAGGCTCTTCAGAGGGTTCAACAGTAGAATCCAACATTAAACGAACGATGGAATTAGTCGATTATGATCGTTTGAACAAAGTCGCGGATCACTTACATAAAGCGCGGCGAATTTATATATTTGGGGTCGGAGATACGTTGCCTTTTTGTGAAATCTTATCAACCCATCTTAAGATTGGGGGAAAGACGGCCGAGCATTTTTTGCACCGGCATGATGCGGTGTATGCGGTCAACCATGCGAAAAACCAGGATGTGTTAGTCGTTCTCAGCATGTCCGGAGAAACCAAGCAGATTTTGGAGATTGCAGAGTTAGCGAAAGAAAAAGAAGTGTTGGTTATCTCTTTAACCCACTTTGACCGTAATTCATTACAGAAAATAGCTGACCTGAATTTATTTTTTCACTCACCGAAGAAGAAGCTTGAGAATTACAACGTCTCTGATAAAACTCCAATGATGTTCATGCTGCAGATCCTTTCCAACATTTTCTGGGAAGCGAAATAG
- the mngA gene encoding PTS 2-O-a-mannosyl-D-glycerate transporter subunit IIABC has product MELQNLTSTALIHTNVSFTSKDEAIQYLVEQLDREGKLHSKEEFYQSVVERETLSATGFEGGLAIPHGKSPAVKEASFAVATLQSPLDDWESIDENNRVELVILLAIPEAEAGSTHLSLLSELMTRMADPAYKERLLQAKTSKALYAALDQEEEEKERAVSHTGKTILAVTACPAGIAHTYMAAEALVRAGNDFGVDVLVEKQGANGVEDRISKSQVAKADAVIFAADVAVKDKKRFSSLPKVTTTVAAPLKNAEGLLKEALDKAEKAPARQEAPEVEVEEEPEDKPFKTEIKDSVMTGISYIIPIIVAGGMTLAFAVLVSQAFGLQEVYETEGSWLWLLRQLGGNLLGTLMVPVLAAYMAYSIGDKPALGPGFAAGICANLIGSGFLGGMLGGLLAGYIIKFLKKKLQTTGTFSGFVSFWLYPVLGTLSVGCIMLFVIGEPLAALNQGLISWLEGMSGKNAILLGVILGAMVSFDLGGPVNKAAYTFCIGAMASGNIMPYAAFASVKMVSAFGVTGATIFGKKYFTKPEQEIGKQTWLLGLAGITEGAIPFMIKDPLRVIPSLIAGSAVTGGIVAYFDIGLGVPGAGIFSLALVEGPSLFVAASIWLGAALIGAFISMVLLIITRKNKLKKQPRKRKEKNDEKQVEMKEAVS; this is encoded by the coding sequence ATGGAATTACAAAATTTGACCTCCACAGCTTTGATCCATACGAATGTGTCCTTCACGTCTAAAGATGAGGCCATTCAGTATTTAGTTGAACAGTTAGATCGGGAAGGAAAGCTTCATTCTAAAGAAGAATTCTATCAATCTGTCGTAGAACGTGAAACGTTATCGGCTACCGGCTTTGAGGGAGGGCTCGCGATTCCTCACGGGAAGTCGCCAGCTGTGAAAGAAGCGTCTTTCGCTGTCGCTACTCTTCAATCTCCTTTAGACGATTGGGAAAGCATTGACGAAAACAATAGAGTTGAGCTTGTTATTCTGCTTGCAATTCCTGAAGCGGAGGCAGGTTCTACACATTTGTCGCTCTTATCTGAGCTGATGACGCGTATGGCCGACCCAGCTTATAAGGAACGATTGTTACAAGCAAAGACGAGCAAGGCTTTGTATGCGGCTCTTGATCAAGAAGAGGAAGAAAAAGAACGTGCGGTTTCCCATACAGGTAAAACAATTCTTGCTGTTACGGCCTGTCCAGCAGGAATCGCCCATACCTATATGGCCGCAGAAGCACTTGTACGAGCTGGGAACGATTTCGGAGTCGATGTGCTTGTTGAAAAACAGGGGGCCAATGGAGTAGAAGACCGTATTTCCAAATCACAGGTGGCTAAAGCAGATGCGGTTATTTTCGCCGCAGACGTTGCGGTGAAGGACAAGAAGAGGTTCTCTTCCCTGCCGAAAGTGACGACGACTGTAGCGGCTCCACTGAAAAATGCTGAAGGGTTGTTAAAGGAAGCATTGGACAAGGCAGAGAAAGCTCCCGCTCGTCAAGAGGCTCCCGAAGTAGAAGTGGAAGAAGAACCGGAAGACAAACCGTTTAAAACAGAAATCAAAGACTCGGTCATGACAGGGATTTCTTATATCATTCCGATTATTGTCGCTGGCGGGATGACCCTTGCTTTTGCCGTTCTTGTCTCCCAGGCATTTGGACTGCAGGAAGTCTATGAAACTGAAGGGTCCTGGCTATGGCTCTTACGCCAGTTAGGTGGAAATCTGCTTGGGACACTGATGGTTCCAGTATTAGCGGCTTACATGGCCTACTCTATTGGAGATAAACCAGCACTAGGTCCTGGTTTTGCGGCTGGTATTTGTGCGAATTTAATTGGAAGCGGATTCTTAGGCGGTATGCTAGGTGGTTTACTAGCCGGTTATATCATTAAGTTTTTAAAGAAAAAACTCCAGACTACAGGAACATTTTCAGGCTTTGTAAGCTTTTGGCTTTATCCAGTACTCGGAACACTGTCTGTCGGCTGTATCATGCTGTTTGTCATTGGAGAACCGTTAGCAGCGCTGAACCAGGGGTTAATCAGCTGGCTGGAAGGCATGTCAGGTAAAAATGCAATTCTGCTTGGTGTCATTCTTGGAGCCATGGTTTCCTTTGACTTAGGCGGACCTGTCAACAAAGCTGCTTACACATTCTGTATCGGGGCGATGGCAAGTGGAAACATCATGCCTTATGCAGCATTCGCTTCTGTCAAAATGGTTTCTGCTTTTGGTGTAACAGGCGCGACGATTTTTGGAAAGAAATACTTTACAAAACCAGAACAGGAAATCGGAAAACAGACATGGCTGTTAGGACTGGCTGGAATTACAGAAGGAGCCATTCCGTTTATGATCAAAGATCCATTACGCGTGATTCCATCATTAATTGCAGGGTCTGCAGTTACGGGAGGAATTGTGGCCTACTTTGATATAGGACTCGGTGTACCAGGAGCAGGCATTTTCTCTCTTGCTCTAGTAGAAGGACCTTCGCTGTTCGTAGCAGCTAGTATTTGGTTAGGGGCAGCTCTTATCGGGGCATTCATTTCAATGGTCCTGTTAATCATCACTCGAAAAAACAAGTTAAAAAAGCAGCCTCGTAAACGTAAGGAAAAAAATGATGAAAAGCAAGTTGAAATGAAAGAGGCTGTTAGTTAA
- the mngB gene encoding mannosylglycerate hydrolase codes for MSEMTIQDRQMNHQTEKKVRTKQVHVVPHMHWDREWYFSTEESRILLVNNMEEIMDRLENDPDYPYYVLDGQTSILEDYFDVKPENEERVRKLVQEGKLIIGPWYTQTDEMVVGGESIVRNLLYGIKDSNKFGDPMMIGYLPDSFGQSSQMPQILNGFDIKYSIFWRGTSERHGTDKTEFYWESDDGSKVLVQLLPLGYAIGKYLPEEEEALKQRMEKYFPVLDKGATSDHLLLPNGHDQMPIQKDIFPIMEKLKKLYPEREFFLSKYEHIFAELEKQSDLPTISGEFLDGKYMRVHRSIYSTRMDIKAANTRVENKLTNILEPLASMAYDLGFEYHHGLIELIWKEIMKNHAHDSIGCCCSDKVHQEIANRLFLAEEKTDRLIEFYKRKIVDAIETDQSGDRLTLFNFLPYEREEVVTTEVISKYKNFVLVDENGYQADFQILEAEEIDPGLIDRQIVHYGNYDPFIKYQIQWKETVPSMGYRTFFVEETSGDITVENEEVHAVETDYYRVHVNNNGTLSIKDKRLDKRFENVLLLEDTGDDGDEYDYSPLENDKAIFSTDVEADIKVSQNEFEGLIDVRYELPVPENLEDRKQKLFTSKVDIHLQIRIPNHKPLLEVNGELENLAKDHRLRAFIPTGIASSFSVSDNQFGSIKRDVYDSAMGVWEDENWSERPDAIYPMLSFVGLSDQNHGLSLLTNSTREYEIVGEDYDTIALTLFRSVGHLGKADLVRRPGRPSGIKLPTPDSQMLGKLSLDFALYTHKGSTLESGVARVAKEYLTPIHTYNKIPHNAMKLNESKVKTPTSYQLLEEENSNVVLSTLKKAENEDALVIRAYNPTEENLTGAFRIRAEYNGAYEVNLNEEKQSSIEFSEGKVQTAVNSNQVKTILVK; via the coding sequence ATGAGTGAAATGACTATACAAGATAGGCAAATGAATCATCAAACAGAGAAAAAAGTAAGGACAAAGCAGGTACATGTCGTTCCCCACATGCATTGGGATCGTGAATGGTACTTTTCAACCGAAGAGTCGCGTATCCTACTCGTGAATAATATGGAAGAGATAATGGATCGGTTAGAAAATGATCCTGACTACCCTTATTATGTATTAGACGGACAAACCTCCATTCTTGAAGATTACTTTGATGTGAAACCAGAAAATGAGGAGCGTGTAAGAAAGCTTGTCCAGGAAGGCAAGTTGATCATCGGACCCTGGTACACGCAAACGGATGAAATGGTCGTTGGCGGGGAATCCATTGTGCGCAACTTATTATATGGAATCAAAGATAGCAATAAGTTCGGTGATCCGATGATGATTGGCTATCTTCCGGATTCTTTCGGACAAAGCTCACAAATGCCGCAGATTTTAAACGGCTTCGATATAAAGTATTCAATTTTCTGGAGAGGAACATCTGAGCGTCATGGCACGGATAAGACAGAGTTTTATTGGGAATCTGATGACGGCTCAAAAGTACTCGTACAACTGCTGCCGCTTGGGTATGCGATCGGGAAGTATCTACCGGAAGAAGAAGAAGCTTTGAAGCAAAGAATGGAAAAGTATTTTCCTGTCTTGGACAAAGGAGCAACGTCCGACCATCTTTTGCTCCCGAATGGGCATGACCAAATGCCAATCCAAAAAGATATTTTTCCGATTATGGAAAAATTAAAAAAGCTCTATCCAGAAAGGGAATTTTTCCTCAGTAAATATGAACATATCTTTGCGGAACTTGAGAAGCAAAGTGACCTACCGACAATAAGTGGTGAATTTCTTGATGGAAAATACATGCGTGTCCACAGGAGTATCTACTCGACACGGATGGATATCAAAGCAGCGAACACACGAGTGGAAAACAAGTTGACGAACATCCTTGAGCCTCTGGCGTCAATGGCTTATGATCTTGGGTTCGAATACCATCATGGATTAATCGAATTGATTTGGAAAGAAATCATGAAAAATCACGCCCATGACAGTATCGGCTGCTGCTGTTCGGACAAAGTCCATCAGGAAATCGCCAACCGGTTGTTTCTTGCAGAAGAAAAAACAGATCGCCTGATCGAGTTTTATAAACGGAAAATTGTCGATGCGATCGAGACGGATCAAAGTGGTGATCGGTTGACATTGTTTAACTTTCTCCCTTATGAGCGAGAAGAAGTGGTGACGACTGAAGTAATTTCAAAGTACAAGAACTTTGTACTTGTAGACGAAAATGGCTATCAAGCGGACTTTCAGATTTTAGAAGCAGAAGAAATCGACCCAGGTCTCATTGATCGTCAAATTGTCCACTATGGAAACTATGATCCTTTTATCAAATATCAGATCCAATGGAAAGAAACAGTTCCATCTATGGGCTATCGCACCTTTTTCGTTGAAGAAACTTCTGGCGATATAACGGTAGAAAATGAAGAAGTGCATGCCGTGGAGACCGATTATTATCGCGTCCATGTAAACAATAATGGGACGCTAAGCATTAAGGATAAGCGGTTAGACAAACGGTTTGAGAATGTCCTGCTTCTGGAGGACACTGGAGATGATGGGGATGAGTATGATTACTCCCCACTAGAAAATGATAAGGCGATCTTCAGTACGGATGTCGAAGCGGATATCAAGGTCAGTCAAAACGAGTTTGAAGGACTGATTGATGTTCGGTATGAGCTTCCAGTACCGGAGAATCTAGAAGATAGAAAACAAAAGCTGTTTACAAGTAAAGTAGATATCCACTTACAAATCCGAATTCCTAATCATAAACCTCTGTTAGAAGTAAATGGTGAACTTGAGAATTTAGCCAAAGACCATCGCCTTCGCGCATTTATTCCAACAGGGATTGCTTCCTCTTTTTCCGTGTCGGATAATCAATTCGGCTCGATTAAACGGGATGTTTATGATTCTGCGATGGGTGTATGGGAGGATGAGAACTGGAGCGAGCGTCCGGATGCCATCTATCCAATGTTAAGCTTCGTAGGGTTATCTGATCAAAACCACGGACTGAGTCTGTTGACAAACAGTACAAGAGAGTACGAAATCGTCGGAGAAGATTATGATACGATTGCACTTACGCTGTTCCGCAGTGTGGGTCATTTAGGGAAAGCAGATTTAGTCCGTCGTCCAGGCCGTCCTTCTGGGATCAAACTGCCAACACCGGATTCACAAATGCTAGGAAAACTGTCCCTAGACTTCGCCCTGTACACTCATAAGGGAAGTACGCTGGAATCTGGAGTCGCGCGGGTGGCAAAAGAGTATCTTACTCCGATTCACACGTATAACAAAATTCCTCATAATGCGATGAAGCTGAATGAATCGAAAGTGAAAACGCCAACGTCTTACCAGTTGCTAGAAGAAGAGAACTCTAATGTGGTATTGAGTACGTTGAAGAAAGCTGAGAACGAGGATGCGCTTGTGATCCGAGCTTATAATCCAACAGAGGAGAATCTAACTGGAGCTTTTCGTATTCGCGCAGAATACAATGGAGCTTATGAAGTCAACTTGAATGAAGAGAAGCAATCTTCAATAGAGTTTAGTGAGGGTAAGGTTCAAACTGCGGTAAATTCTAATCAAGTGAAAACAATATTAGTGAAATAA
- a CDS encoding GntR family transcriptional regulator, with the protein MTNRKNNEELAYEQVKRAIMLKKLVAGQRITEDWVSKELKMSRTPIRAAFKRLENEGLIQLVPNKGAIVYNPSDKELEDVFNLRVVLEKYAAQLAVANMKEEDVTYMEDLLKREKEAYKAKDFEAFMEVNGLIHSYPAEISGNSYLLQEIKTLNQWTDGYLILKDDFYITPLEDVKSIPEHACVVNAFKERDVDAMCQAIEAHLLSTLKDLSERPSIFH; encoded by the coding sequence ATGACAAACAGAAAAAATAATGAAGAATTAGCGTATGAACAGGTGAAAAGAGCTATCATGCTAAAAAAACTGGTGGCAGGTCAACGGATAACTGAGGACTGGGTCAGTAAAGAACTGAAGATGAGCAGGACACCTATACGTGCTGCGTTCAAGCGCTTAGAGAATGAAGGTTTAATTCAATTAGTTCCTAATAAGGGTGCAATCGTGTACAACCCTTCCGATAAAGAATTGGAGGATGTATTTAACCTGCGCGTTGTATTGGAGAAATATGCTGCCCAATTAGCCGTAGCCAACATGAAAGAAGAAGACGTAACTTATATGGAGGATCTTCTAAAAAGAGAAAAAGAAGCTTACAAAGCAAAGGATTTTGAAGCCTTCATGGAAGTGAATGGGCTTATCCATTCTTATCCGGCAGAAATCTCCGGCAACAGTTATTTATTACAAGAAATAAAAACGCTTAACCAGTGGACAGATGGCTATTTAATTCTAAAGGATGATTTTTATATTACTCCGCTTGAAGATGTAAAGTCCATACCAGAGCACGCATGTGTGGTTAATGCGTTTAAAGAACGGGATGTTGATGCTATGTGCCAGGCCATTGAGGCTCACTTATTATC